A DNA window from Aureibaculum sp. 2308TA14-22 contains the following coding sequences:
- a CDS encoding flavodoxin family protein, with translation MKNVLVIYYTQSGQLLEIAQNVAQKLESSEDVNVTYHQIKPVETYGFPWKADKFFDTFPESFLQIPCELEEPKAEIISQKYDLVILAYQVWYLTPSIPINSFLKSDEAKKILKNTPVVTLIGCRNMWIKAQEKMKVLLQENQAKLVGNIALVDRNINHISVITIEKWMFSGKKENYLGIFPKPGVSQKDIDESVKFGTPILESLRQNNYDSLQGNLLKMGAIRIKPFLITMDKRANVIFDKWSNFIIKKGNPGEPKRLKWVRVFDKYLKFAIWGFGPILFIVFLLTYLPMIGKIKKDQKYYASVKLRGEPNA, from the coding sequence ATGAAAAACGTACTCGTAATATATTATACACAATCAGGGCAGCTATTAGAGATTGCACAAAATGTGGCACAAAAATTAGAAAGTTCAGAAGATGTAAATGTTACATATCATCAAATAAAACCCGTTGAAACATATGGTTTCCCTTGGAAGGCCGATAAATTTTTTGATACTTTTCCAGAATCATTTCTGCAAATTCCATGTGAATTAGAAGAACCTAAGGCTGAAATTATTTCTCAAAAATATGACCTAGTCATCTTGGCATATCAAGTTTGGTACTTAACACCTTCAATTCCAATCAATTCATTTTTAAAATCAGATGAAGCTAAAAAAATATTGAAAAACACTCCAGTAGTTACCCTAATAGGCTGTAGAAATATGTGGATTAAAGCTCAGGAGAAAATGAAGGTTTTACTACAAGAGAATCAGGCTAAATTAGTCGGTAATATTGCTTTAGTAGATAGGAATATCAATCATATAAGTGTAATTACTATCGAAAAATGGATGTTTAGTGGTAAAAAGGAGAACTATTTGGGCATTTTTCCTAAACCTGGGGTTTCTCAAAAGGATATAGACGAATCGGTAAAATTTGGTACACCAATCTTGGAAAGTTTGAGACAAAACAATTATGATTCTTTACAAGGTAATTTGCTGAAAATGGGTGCGATAAGGATAAAACCATTTTTAATTACAATGGATAAAAGAGCCAATGTAATTTTTGATAAATGGTCTAATTTTATCATAAAAAAAGGGAATCCTGGAGAACCCAAACGATTAAAATGGGTTCGGGTTTTTGATAAATACCTTAAATTTGCCATTTGGGGCTTTGGTCCTATACTTTTTATTGTATTTTTGCTGACTTATTTGCCTATGATCGGCAAGATTAAAAAGGACCAAAAATATTACGCGTCTGTTAAACTAAGGGGAGAACCTAATGCATAA
- a CDS encoding ABC transporter permease, translating into MDNNATHINIKNFLPHRAPMLMVDNVLFIDDQSVKTNFLIKPDCIFVDENRFSESGLIENAAQTCSAIVGKSFFDEEDTKGENNQVVGFISGVKSFNIIKLPSLNEVIITTANLISRFDAEGYSICAIMCIIENENSVLAKCEMNLFIQEIK; encoded by the coding sequence TTGGATAATAACGCTACTCATATTAATATTAAAAATTTTTTACCACATAGAGCTCCTATGTTAATGGTGGATAATGTACTATTTATTGATGACCAAAGTGTTAAAACTAATTTTTTGATAAAACCGGATTGCATTTTCGTTGACGAAAACAGATTTTCTGAATCTGGGTTAATAGAGAATGCTGCTCAGACGTGTTCGGCAATAGTAGGTAAGAGTTTTTTTGACGAGGAAGATACTAAAGGTGAAAACAACCAAGTTGTAGGTTTTATTAGTGGGGTTAAGTCGTTTAATATCATTAAATTGCCATCTTTAAATGAAGTCATTATTACAACTGCCAATCTGATTTCAAGATTTGATGCAGAAGGATATAGCATTTGTGCTATAATGTGTATTATAGAAAACGAAAATTCTGTTTTAGCGAAATGTGAAATGAACTTATTTATCCAAGAAATTAAATAA
- a CDS encoding beta-ketoacyl-ACP synthase III — protein sequence MNDVYITRIAKFLPNNPVSNDEMEGKLGILNGKSSKAKGVVLRNNKIKTRYYAIDDNGNITHNNAQLTKEAIESLCDSDFTPQDIELLSCGTSSPDQILPSHTAMVHGFLKNRNLEINSPSGACCSGMNALKYGFLSVKAQQVNNAVCAGSERTSSWMMANTFEEEVNHLKTLEERPIIAFDKEFLRWMLSDGAGAFLLESEPKGKQPLKIEWIEGYSYAHELETCMYAGGDKLENGQLKPWSEFPAHDWSEQSLFAMKQDVKLLSENILVKGVDSLKQALGKHNVKPEDLTYYLPHISSYFFKDKLYEEMVKQDFVVPLDKWFMNLERIGNVGAASIYIMLEELVNSGKLNKGDKILLHVPESARFAYNYALLTVC from the coding sequence ATGAATGACGTTTACATAACCAGAATTGCAAAATTCTTACCTAATAACCCGGTTTCTAATGACGAAATGGAAGGAAAATTGGGTATTTTAAATGGAAAATCTTCCAAAGCTAAAGGAGTAGTATTACGCAATAATAAAATCAAAACAAGATATTATGCCATTGATGATAATGGAAATATTACACACAATAATGCCCAATTAACCAAAGAGGCAATTGAATCACTTTGTGATAGTGATTTTACACCCCAAGATATTGAATTGTTATCTTGCGGAACTTCTAGTCCCGATCAGATTTTACCATCGCATACGGCCATGGTTCACGGTTTTCTTAAAAATAGAAATTTAGAGATAAATTCGCCTTCAGGTGCTTGTTGTTCTGGTATGAATGCATTAAAATATGGATTTTTATCCGTTAAAGCACAACAAGTTAATAATGCAGTTTGTGCTGGTTCTGAACGTACATCTTCTTGGATGATGGCCAATACTTTTGAAGAAGAAGTCAACCACTTAAAAACGTTGGAAGAGCGACCAATTATTGCTTTTGATAAAGAATTTTTGCGTTGGATGCTCTCTGATGGAGCTGGTGCTTTTTTGCTAGAAAGTGAACCTAAAGGAAAGCAACCCTTAAAAATTGAATGGATAGAAGGCTATTCTTATGCTCATGAATTAGAAACCTGCATGTATGCAGGCGGAGATAAATTGGAGAATGGGCAATTAAAACCTTGGAGTGAGTTTCCTGCACATGATTGGAGCGAACAATCTCTGTTTGCCATGAAGCAAGATGTAAAATTATTGAGCGAAAATATTTTAGTAAAAGGCGTCGATAGTTTAAAGCAAGCTTTAGGTAAGCACAATGTAAAGCCGGAAGATTTAACGTATTATTTACCACATATTTCTTCTTATTTTTTTAAGGATAAACTGTATGAAGAAATGGTGAAACAAGATTTTGTAGTACCGTTAGACAAGTGGTTCATGAATTTGGAGAGAATCGGAAATGTTGGAGCCGCTTCTATTTACATTATGTTGGAGGAGCTTGTGAATTCTGGTAAATTGAACAAAGGCGATAAAATTTTATTGCATGTTCCTGAAAGTGCTAGATTTGCATATAATTACGCACTATTAACCGTTTGCTAA